From the Exiguobacterium aurantiacum genome, one window contains:
- a CDS encoding aminoglycoside phosphotransferase family protein — MRQAVPWRDQSFREQFERWIDANVPSATWHVVKDTDLTYLVVGQVDAERYYAKAVTDISRGETGLSAFLAERHPNLVPDVIAIDSAQNWLLMRDIGGEALRARPDVSRYETALRQYAQLQRKEVDQIETCLSYGVPDRRPAKLKDEIQTYLPELCAGLDQHQAEAVIALQDELITMCDELATGIPMSLEHGDLHGGNIFWREQTNELCILDWGDATVTHPFFSVRVFWNALYDVLPEEDEIAWYEQIQQMRKVYLEAWSGLASEDVLWRHLLIAEELGCVYRALSWHVYVTRYRYDVAESSDKPAQWLNLLLEFRDLKRRVR; from the coding sequence ATGAGACAGGCCGTCCCATGGCGTGACCAATCGTTTCGTGAACAGTTTGAGCGATGGATTGACGCAAACGTGCCGAGTGCGACGTGGCACGTCGTCAAAGACACCGACTTGACGTATTTGGTTGTTGGCCAGGTCGATGCGGAACGCTACTACGCCAAAGCGGTGACCGATATCAGCCGCGGCGAGACCGGACTGTCGGCGTTTCTGGCCGAGCGGCATCCGAATCTCGTCCCTGACGTCATCGCTATCGATTCAGCCCAGAACTGGCTGCTCATGCGAGACATCGGCGGAGAGGCGTTACGTGCACGGCCGGACGTGAGTCGATACGAAACCGCGTTGCGCCAATACGCACAGTTGCAGCGGAAGGAAGTCGACCAGATTGAGACCTGCTTGTCTTACGGCGTCCCGGACCGGCGACCGGCCAAGTTGAAGGATGAAATCCAAACGTATCTGCCTGAGCTCTGCGCTGGGCTCGACCAACACCAAGCCGAGGCCGTGATCGCGCTTCAAGACGAATTGATTACTATGTGTGACGAGCTGGCGACTGGGATACCGATGAGCCTCGAGCACGGTGATTTACACGGCGGCAATATCTTTTGGCGGGAGCAGACGAACGAGTTGTGTATCCTCGACTGGGGCGACGCAACGGTCACGCATCCGTTTTTCAGCGTGCGCGTATTCTGGAACGCGCTCTATGATGTATTGCCGGAAGAGGATGAGATTGCCTGGTATGAACAGATTCAACAGATGCGTAAAGTCTACTTGGAAGCGTGGAGCGGCCTCGCGTCCGAAGATGTGCTTTGGCGCCACCTGTTGATCGCCGAAGAGCTCGGTTGCGTCTACCGGGCCTTGTCGTGGCATGTGTACGTGACGAGGTACCGGTACGATGTAGCTGAGTCGAGCGATAAGCCGGCGCAATGGCTCAACTTGCTACTCGAGTTCCGGGATTTGAAACGACGCGTCCGATAA
- a CDS encoding SDR family oxidoreductase: MISNTLLSGKVAFITGAASGIGRAAVIRFVQAGAKVAIVDLKLEDAQQLASLIGDERAIGISADVGNEDEMKRAYEQTVERFGRIDIVFANAGRNGTITPIEHLSLEDWNGVVETNLTGTFLTVKHAIPYLKERGGSVIITSSINGNRYFKNFGFSGYATTKAGQTGFAKMAAAELAQFGIRVNSICPGAIDTNIDDSTNRDDALLEEVVIPIEYPEGNQPLAGKSGTAKQVADVVLFFASNMSSHVTGSEVYVDGAESLL, encoded by the coding sequence ATGATTTCAAATACATTGTTGTCGGGTAAAGTCGCGTTCATCACAGGCGCGGCATCCGGAATCGGACGCGCCGCCGTCATCCGATTCGTCCAGGCAGGAGCGAAAGTCGCCATCGTCGACTTAAAATTGGAAGATGCACAGCAACTCGCGAGTCTAATTGGAGACGAACGGGCCATCGGCATTAGCGCCGACGTGGGGAACGAGGATGAGATGAAACGGGCGTATGAACAGACGGTCGAGCGTTTCGGCCGCATCGATATCGTCTTCGCGAACGCGGGCCGGAACGGGACGATCACACCGATCGAACACTTATCGCTCGAGGATTGGAACGGTGTCGTCGAGACGAACTTGACGGGCACATTCTTGACGGTGAAACACGCCATCCCTTACTTAAAAGAACGAGGCGGGAGCGTCATCATCACCTCATCCATCAACGGGAACCGTTACTTCAAAAACTTCGGCTTCAGCGGCTATGCGACGACGAAAGCCGGGCAGACCGGATTTGCCAAAATGGCAGCGGCCGAGCTCGCCCAGTTCGGCATTCGCGTCAACTCGATTTGTCCCGGGGCCATCGATACGAACATCGATGACTCGACGAACCGAGACGACGCCTTGCTTGAGGAAGTCGTCATCCCGATCGAGTACCCAGAAGGAAATCAGCCGCTCGCCGGCAAGTCAGGAACGGCCAAACAAGTCGCGGACGTCGTGTTGTTCTTCGCGAGCAACATGTCGAGCCACGTCACCGGTTCCGAGGTGTACGTCGACGGCGCCGAATCTTTGCTTTAA
- a CDS encoding saccharopine dehydrogenase family protein, giving the protein MKWMIYGANGYTGELIARQAVQQGMTPVLAGRRADAIAKLGEELGCETRVFNLSFDKATQQLEDIDLVLHCAGPFADTSRPMVEACLATKTHYLDITGEIEVFEYIHSKKRAKLAQEAGVLLCSGVGFDVIPTDCVGRKLKELMPDATNLALGFSAAAGISRGTLKTAIRGLGSSSAERKDGELTPFPLGAKRRHIDFGRGKKTAIAIPWGDVSTAYYTTGIPNITTWVPVPPVYAYGARLLSWFGPILGSDAVQGKLLRYVDEHVSGPDESERERSSTYVWGEATNASGRKVIVRIKTASTYAFTVYGALEVVSRLVSSGRVIPGSFTPAMLFGSHFIEEIEGSSSFVVDEVRL; this is encoded by the coding sequence ATGAAATGGATGATTTATGGGGCGAACGGTTATACGGGTGAACTGATTGCCCGCCAAGCCGTGCAACAAGGGATGACACCGGTGCTCGCGGGTCGGCGTGCGGACGCGATTGCGAAGCTCGGGGAAGAGCTCGGATGCGAGACACGCGTCTTCAACTTGTCGTTCGATAAGGCGACGCAGCAATTGGAAGACATCGACCTCGTGTTACATTGTGCCGGACCGTTCGCCGATACGAGTCGGCCGATGGTCGAGGCGTGTCTCGCCACGAAGACACATTACTTGGATATTACCGGGGAAATCGAGGTGTTCGAATACATCCACTCGAAGAAACGGGCTAAGCTCGCACAAGAAGCGGGCGTGTTGCTCTGTTCGGGTGTCGGGTTCGACGTCATTCCGACCGACTGTGTGGGCCGAAAATTGAAAGAGCTCATGCCGGACGCGACGAACCTCGCCCTCGGTTTCTCGGCGGCCGCCGGTATCTCGCGCGGGACGCTGAAAACGGCCATCCGCGGACTCGGGTCGAGCAGTGCCGAACGGAAAGATGGCGAACTGACACCGTTCCCACTTGGGGCGAAACGCCGTCACATCGATTTCGGACGCGGCAAGAAAACGGCCATCGCCATTCCGTGGGGAGACGTCTCGACCGCCTACTATACGACGGGCATCCCAAATATCACGACGTGGGTGCCGGTTCCGCCGGTCTATGCTTATGGGGCACGTCTCTTGTCTTGGTTCGGTCCGATTCTCGGCAGTGATGCAGTGCAAGGGAAGCTTCTCCGTTATGTCGATGAGCACGTGAGCGGACCGGACGAGTCGGAGCGGGAGCGATCGTCGACGTATGTCTGGGGCGAGGCGACGAACGCCTCGGGTCGTAAAGTAATCGTCCGCATCAAGACGGCGAGCACGTATGCTTTCACTGTGTACGGGGCGCTCGAGGTCGTGTCCCGCCTTGTCAGTTCAGGCCGCGTCATCCCCGGCAGTTTCACGCCGGCGATGCTGTTCGGGTCGCACTTCATCGAAGAAATCGAAGGATCGTCGTCGTTTGTCGTCGATGAGGTCCGGCTGTAA
- a CDS encoding GNAT family N-acetyltransferase, producing MITLQPITDQNWYTFCQLTLSDAQQAYMEPNAISLLQAVYEPTLEAHAIYEDETMVGFLMYNTVLEELNARWVYRIMVDHAQQGKGIGRQATELMLEEMGQLGTEPIVVGYHPDNTGAHRLYESLGFVDEGNRFGREMAVIRRA from the coding sequence ATGATCACACTTCAACCGATTACAGACCAAAACTGGTATACGTTCTGTCAGCTCACTCTGAGTGACGCGCAACAAGCGTATATGGAACCGAATGCGATTTCCTTGCTACAAGCGGTGTACGAGCCGACGCTCGAGGCACACGCCATTTATGAGGATGAGACGATGGTCGGTTTCCTCATGTACAACACGGTGCTCGAAGAGTTGAACGCGCGCTGGGTGTATCGCATCATGGTCGACCACGCGCAACAAGGGAAAGGGATTGGACGCCAAGCGACCGAACTCATGCTCGAAGAGATGGGGCAACTCGGCACCGAACCAATCGTCGTCGGTTACCATCCTGACAATACGGGCGCGCATCGATTATACGAAAGCTTGGGCTTCGTCGATGAAGGCAATCGCTTCGGGCGGGAGATGGCGGTCATTCGCCGTGCATGA
- a CDS encoding tetratricopeptide repeat protein, which produces MKIINPEAWSRKKHYEFFKAFDAPHFNVTASVDVTKLHTHAKRTGQSFFKLFLYGAVKTANAIPELRYRIRGDEVIEHDVVHPSFTVMMDDDVFNFCTATYKDAFPDFMEEVTARMSGAKREVVVGDDEPDSLLYITSVPWVTFTSISHPTNDQQHDTVPRIAWGKFTETGGRMTMPLSVQAHHALVDGVHVGRYYELLQAWLDDLSDLEVQTPEEKGLDEAIRLRENGELERAKQLFLMLLRQDEKNPRLHAHCASCYDSLGEERQAVPHYERAIRLGLTGDELRETYIGLGSTYRALGRYEDAEALFAKAIEQFPDIGALKVFQAMTHYNLGRHTEATGTLLELLASPEPDDSIKRYRRAIAFYARNLDETYD; this is translated from the coding sequence ATGAAAATCATCAATCCCGAGGCGTGGTCGCGCAAGAAGCACTACGAATTTTTCAAGGCGTTCGACGCCCCGCACTTCAACGTGACGGCGAGCGTCGATGTGACGAAGTTACATACGCACGCCAAACGGACCGGTCAGTCGTTCTTTAAACTGTTCTTGTACGGTGCCGTCAAGACGGCGAACGCCATCCCGGAGCTTCGCTACCGCATCCGCGGCGACGAGGTCATCGAGCACGACGTCGTGCATCCCTCGTTCACCGTCATGATGGACGATGACGTCTTCAACTTTTGCACAGCGACCTATAAAGACGCGTTCCCGGACTTCATGGAAGAAGTGACGGCCCGGATGAGCGGGGCGAAACGGGAAGTCGTCGTCGGCGACGATGAACCGGACAGCCTGCTTTATATCACGAGCGTGCCTTGGGTCACGTTCACGAGCATCAGCCACCCGACGAACGACCAACAGCATGATACGGTGCCGCGCATCGCCTGGGGCAAATTCACGGAGACGGGTGGCCGGATGACGATGCCGCTCTCGGTCCAAGCCCACCATGCCCTCGTCGATGGCGTCCATGTCGGTCGCTATTACGAATTGTTGCAAGCGTGGCTCGATGACTTGAGCGACTTGGAAGTCCAAACTCCAGAAGAGAAAGGGCTCGATGAAGCGATTCGTCTGCGTGAGAACGGAGAGCTCGAACGGGCGAAGCAGCTGTTCCTGATGTTGCTCCGGCAAGACGAGAAAAATCCGCGCCTCCATGCCCATTGCGCTTCGTGTTATGACTCGCTCGGCGAAGAGCGTCAAGCCGTCCCGCATTATGAACGGGCGATCCGGCTCGGACTCACTGGAGACGAGCTCCGTGAGACGTATATTGGACTCGGCAGCACGTACCGGGCGCTCGGCCGCTACGAGGACGCTGAGGCGTTGTTCGCCAAGGCGATTGAACAGTTCCCTGACATCGGGGCGCTCAAAGTGTTCCAGGCGATGACCCATTACAATCTCGGGCGCCACACTGAAGCGACCGGTACGTTGCTCGAACTGCTCGCCAGCCCGGAGCCAGATGACAGCATTAAACGGTATCGTCGCGCCATCGCGTTTTATGCGCGTAACTTGGACGAGACTTACGACTAA
- a CDS encoding DUF58 domain-containing protein, giving the protein MILSTHAWLQRRFLPVYLVSGVMLVFFPYVYGLGYICFIVASAIWMLERTREQLEQKIDLQFTQYEELLFVGDESRLVLVVDGVDELDRLGLPLRIRLKASSGISFPAHERLPNVLDYEIDVTRARHEVVVRAEYRGPATFEECVIAVTLPFRLGTYLYERPVDTEWIVLPSLLLHPPVGTKRLALGDRPLLASPLRNPLQLIGSKPYEGEPVKEIDWYATAKLGRLQSKVFQQTTLDTFTFALDLNGPSGYTLHHDFESLISQTAFVTSRLLKEDCKIELFLNRFNEDGTMFHVPLQEGERGIRFILLQLATIHPGNRFISTDAFTRMVERKRLKQSHLVLFNQHNLYD; this is encoded by the coding sequence ATGATCCTCTCCACACACGCTTGGTTGCAGCGACGGTTTCTGCCCGTCTATCTCGTGAGCGGAGTCATGCTCGTGTTCTTCCCGTACGTATACGGATTGGGTTACATATGCTTCATTGTGGCGAGTGCGATTTGGATGCTCGAGCGGACGCGGGAACAACTCGAGCAAAAGATTGACCTTCAGTTCACGCAATACGAAGAACTGCTGTTTGTCGGAGACGAGAGTCGGCTCGTGTTGGTAGTTGATGGCGTGGACGAGTTGGACCGGCTCGGACTACCGCTACGGATTCGTTTGAAGGCGAGCTCAGGAATCAGCTTTCCGGCGCATGAGCGACTTCCGAACGTGCTCGATTATGAGATCGATGTCACTCGCGCTCGACATGAAGTGGTCGTGCGCGCCGAGTATCGTGGTCCAGCCACGTTCGAGGAATGTGTCATCGCCGTCACACTCCCGTTTCGACTCGGGACATATTTGTATGAACGGCCGGTCGATACAGAGTGGATCGTCCTCCCATCGCTCCTGTTGCATCCACCGGTAGGGACGAAGCGGCTAGCGCTCGGGGATCGTCCGCTCTTGGCGTCACCGCTTCGAAATCCGTTGCAGCTGATCGGGTCGAAACCGTACGAAGGGGAGCCGGTGAAGGAAATCGATTGGTATGCGACGGCGAAACTCGGACGACTGCAGTCAAAAGTGTTTCAACAGACGACACTCGATACGTTCACATTCGCCCTGGATTTGAACGGTCCGTCCGGCTATACGCTCCATCACGACTTCGAATCGCTCATCAGCCAAACCGCCTTCGTCACGTCACGCCTGTTAAAAGAGGACTGCAAAATCGAGCTATTCTTGAATCGATTCAACGAGGATGGGACGATGTTCCATGTCCCGTTGCAGGAAGGCGAGCGCGGCATTCGATTCATTTTGCTGCAGCTGGCGACGATTCACCCAGGCAATCGCTTCATCTCGACTGACGCGTTTACCCGGATGGTGGAGCGAAAACGATTGAAACAAAGTCACCTCGTCTTGTTCAATCAACACAATCTGTACGATTGA
- a CDS encoding NADPH-dependent FMN reductase: MSFLNRLFGKQEEPTNSQGGTNMLKIGIVLGSTREGRVSPQVGEWVKELADKRGDANYEIIDIADYSLPLLGEPGGDATGAAAWSEKIAEMDGFVFIVQEYNHSITGALKNALDYLRNEWHNKAAGIVSYGSVGGARATEHLRGVLSELLIAHVRVHPALSLFTDFENGTDFAPKDVQVQSVNDMLDQLVPWTEAMQTVRTKAAEAANN, translated from the coding sequence ATGAGCTTTTTAAATCGTTTGTTCGGTAAACAAGAAGAACCAACCAACTCACAAGGAGGAACTAACATGTTGAAAATTGGAATCGTACTCGGATCGACTCGTGAAGGACGCGTCAGCCCTCAAGTCGGAGAATGGGTCAAAGAACTCGCGGACAAACGCGGTGACGCCAACTATGAAATCATCGATATCGCAGACTATAGCCTTCCGCTTCTCGGCGAGCCAGGTGGCGACGCAACAGGTGCCGCGGCGTGGTCTGAGAAAATCGCTGAGATGGACGGCTTCGTCTTCATCGTCCAAGAATATAACCACTCGATCACAGGCGCGCTCAAAAACGCCCTCGACTACTTACGCAACGAATGGCATAACAAAGCAGCCGGAATCGTCTCATACGGTTCGGTCGGCGGCGCGCGTGCGACGGAACACTTACGTGGCGTGTTGAGCGAGCTCTTAATCGCCCACGTCCGTGTCCATCCAGCGCTCTCGCTCTTCACAGATTTCGAGAACGGGACAGACTTCGCACCGAAAGACGTTCAAGTCCAATCGGTCAACGATATGCTCGACCAGCTCGTCCCTTGGACAGAAGCGATGCAGACGGTCCGTACGAAAGCGGCAGAAGCTGCGAACAACTAA
- a CDS encoding ring-cleaving dioxygenase, with amino-acid sequence MNHVKGIHHVTAITSSAEKNYDFFTNVLGMRLVKKTVNQDDIQTYHLFFADDKGSAGTDMTFFDFPGIPKGVHGTNEIAKTSFRVPTDESLTYWERRFDRLGVKHEGIVEQFGKKTLSFVDFDEQAYQLISDEFNVGVASGEPWQNGPVPLEYAITGLGPIFIRIADFTYFKQVMEQVMLFEEIGQEGDAYLFEGGEGGNGAQVVVIHDETSPVARQGFGTVHHVAFRVDDRSVLDEWTARLQQFGLPTSGYVDRFFFESSYARVAPQILFEWATDGPGFMGDEPYETVGEKLSLPPFLEPKREQIEAMVRPIDTVRSTKTFEKEYEEMK; translated from the coding sequence ATGAACCATGTAAAAGGCATTCACCACGTAACGGCGATTACGAGCAGCGCCGAGAAAAACTATGACTTCTTCACGAACGTCCTCGGAATGCGTCTCGTCAAAAAGACGGTCAACCAAGACGACATTCAGACGTACCACTTATTTTTCGCCGACGACAAAGGCAGCGCCGGAACGGATATGACGTTCTTTGATTTCCCGGGCATCCCGAAAGGCGTGCACGGGACGAACGAGATCGCCAAGACGTCGTTCCGCGTCCCGACCGATGAGTCGCTCACGTATTGGGAACGTCGATTCGACCGCCTCGGAGTGAAGCATGAAGGCATCGTCGAGCAGTTCGGAAAGAAGACGCTTTCGTTCGTCGATTTCGACGAACAGGCGTACCAGCTCATCTCGGATGAGTTCAACGTCGGCGTCGCGTCAGGCGAACCGTGGCAAAACGGCCCGGTCCCGCTCGAGTACGCCATCACGGGCCTCGGTCCAATCTTTATCCGCATCGCGGACTTTACGTATTTCAAACAAGTGATGGAGCAAGTCATGTTGTTCGAAGAAATCGGGCAAGAAGGCGACGCGTATCTCTTTGAAGGAGGTGAGGGTGGAAACGGAGCGCAAGTCGTCGTCATTCATGACGAGACGTCACCAGTTGCGCGCCAAGGGTTCGGAACCGTGCACCACGTCGCTTTCCGTGTCGATGACCGCAGTGTCCTCGATGAATGGACGGCGCGCTTGCAACAGTTCGGATTACCGACATCAGGCTATGTCGACCGCTTCTTCTTTGAATCGTCTTACGCACGCGTCGCGCCACAAATCCTGTTCGAATGGGCAACGGACGGACCAGGATTCATGGGCGATGAGCCGTATGAGACGGTCGGTGAGAAATTGTCACTCCCGCCGTTCTTAGAACCGAAGCGGGAACAGATTGAAGCGATGGTTCGACCGATTGATACGGTCAGAAGTACAAAAACGTTTGAGAAAGAATATGAGGAAATGAAATGA
- a CDS encoding GNAT family N-acetyltransferase has translation MRRLELARRIERIKAEGTSAYIRHRKQTPPYEGSELIVENKGHVFRMGNTSFAVGFGLNRPTSFYDLHQMEKWVRGKNVSRLHIEVCPLADMSLIRLLQERNYTLDHFLDVWLLDVNAFVFPDMEHAVERVHTDNVNEWARAIAAGFAETGTILQETIDTAKGFYALPENQAFLVREGETAVAGGILAIQDGMGELFLTSTIPAYRNKGYQTQLILERIAAAKAAGCQYVTVTTKVDTASGRNMERLGFIPFYQKAVMKSPILK, from the coding sequence ATGAGACGCTTAGAACTAGCCAGGCGGATCGAACGCATCAAAGCGGAAGGGACGTCTGCCTATATTCGGCATCGTAAACAGACCCCTCCCTATGAAGGTTCGGAATTGATTGTCGAAAATAAGGGCCACGTCTTCCGGATGGGTAACACGAGTTTTGCGGTCGGCTTTGGCCTGAACCGACCGACCAGTTTTTACGATTTACATCAAATGGAGAAGTGGGTGCGCGGCAAGAACGTGTCCCGCCTACATATCGAGGTCTGCCCGCTCGCGGACATGTCGCTCATTCGGTTGCTCCAAGAGCGAAACTATACGCTCGACCACTTCCTGGACGTGTGGTTGCTCGACGTGAACGCGTTCGTGTTTCCGGATATGGAGCATGCGGTCGAACGCGTGCACACCGATAACGTGAACGAGTGGGCCCGGGCCATCGCGGCCGGCTTTGCCGAGACGGGCACGATTTTACAAGAGACGATTGATACCGCGAAAGGCTTCTACGCGTTACCCGAAAACCAGGCGTTTCTCGTCCGCGAAGGCGAGACGGCCGTCGCCGGCGGTATTCTTGCTATCCAGGACGGGATGGGCGAACTGTTTTTGACGAGCACAATCCCAGCTTACCGAAACAAAGGTTACCAGACACAGCTCATCTTGGAGCGGATCGCCGCCGCGAAAGCTGCGGGTTGTCAGTACGTGACCGTCACAACGAAAGTCGATACGGCCTCGGGCCGCAATATGGAGCGTTTAGGTTTTATCCCGTTCTATCAGAAAGCGGTCATGAAAAGCCCGATTCTCAAATAA
- a CDS encoding MarR family winged helix-turn-helix transcriptional regulator, with the protein MEERQTLKAITVLLRASQSIQDVVKHEVAEYGLNPTEFSVLELLYHKGDQPIQTIGKKVLLTSGSMTYIVDRLEAKGYLIRKACPSDRRVTYAALTEEGHGLMSCIFPAHEKRMDELFDGLDLADTITQLKTVGKRAEALKKFN; encoded by the coding sequence ATGGAAGAACGACAAACGTTGAAAGCGATCACGGTGTTGCTTCGAGCCTCGCAATCGATTCAAGACGTGGTCAAGCATGAAGTCGCCGAGTACGGGCTGAATCCGACCGAGTTCTCGGTCCTGGAATTGCTGTACCATAAAGGCGACCAACCGATTCAAACGATCGGCAAAAAGGTATTATTGACGAGCGGGAGCATGACGTACATCGTCGACCGACTCGAAGCGAAAGGCTACTTGATACGCAAAGCCTGTCCGAGCGATCGGCGTGTCACATATGCGGCGCTGACTGAAGAAGGGCATGGCCTCATGTCATGCATCTTCCCAGCCCATGAAAAACGAATGGACGAGCTGTTCGACGGACTCGATTTAGCAGACACGATTACTCAATTGAAGACGGTCGGCAAACGCGCCGAAGCGTTAAAAAAATTTAATTAA
- a CDS encoding DUF402 domain-containing protein encodes MPKRKFANRRDWERILQHRYAQMEVHDDRFSGTVALFQIDAVRAPQYKLHKGEEFIVADAGYSWLQYFPDDEPFGVTVMFNDEGHIVQWYIDIVEAIGYEDGIPYMDDLLLDILIFPNGDVVRKDEDEFEEATEAGELTPELVERGWRDFHATLDRIEQNDFIYFELANEHYTELKQKL; translated from the coding sequence ATGCCAAAACGAAAATTTGCCAATCGCCGAGACTGGGAACGCATCTTGCAACATCGCTACGCGCAAATGGAGGTACATGATGACCGTTTCTCCGGTACCGTCGCCTTATTTCAAATCGATGCGGTGCGCGCACCTCAATATAAGCTGCACAAGGGAGAAGAGTTCATCGTCGCCGATGCCGGTTACAGCTGGCTCCAATATTTCCCGGATGACGAGCCGTTCGGTGTGACCGTCATGTTTAATGATGAAGGGCACATCGTCCAATGGTACATCGATATCGTCGAAGCAATCGGATATGAGGACGGAATCCCGTATATGGACGACTTGTTGCTCGACATCCTCATCTTCCCGAACGGGGACGTCGTCCGCAAAGACGAGGACGAGTTCGAGGAAGCGACAGAGGCCGGAGAACTGACGCCGGAACTCGTCGAGCGGGGCTGGCGTGACTTTCATGCGACGCTCGACCGGATTGAACAGAATGACTTCATCTACTTCGAGTTGGCGAACGAGCATTACACCGAGTTGAAGCAAAAACTTTGA
- a CDS encoding AAA family ATPase, with product MGIGAVMKQLNEVYLGKDEVVRLCCTALLAEGHILLEDVPGTGKTLLAKAIAGSFDGSFSRIQFTADLLPSDVIGTDYFNMQTQGFDHRQGPIFANIALIDEINRAVPRTQSALLEAMEERQVSIGGKTYPMPKPFFVIATQNPIESAGTFPLPDAQLDRFLISIPVGYPDAAEERELLLQVLTETRKHIEAVTSLASLQEAQAETRQVAIQDDVLDYMLGLVHATRAHASVEVGVSPRGAIALLRACQSYAYLAGRLYVIPEDVKAVAPYVLAHRISLTLEGGIKSTKASVIAHILDTVPVPVEG from the coding sequence ATGGGAATCGGAGCGGTCATGAAACAGTTAAATGAAGTGTATTTAGGAAAAGATGAGGTCGTCCGGCTCTGCTGCACGGCCCTTCTCGCCGAAGGGCACATCTTGCTTGAGGACGTACCCGGGACAGGTAAGACGTTGCTCGCCAAAGCGATTGCCGGCAGTTTTGACGGGTCGTTCTCGCGTATCCAATTTACGGCCGACTTGCTCCCGTCCGACGTCATCGGGACCGACTACTTCAATATGCAGACACAGGGCTTTGATCACCGACAAGGTCCGATTTTCGCGAACATCGCCCTGATTGATGAAATCAACCGCGCCGTGCCGCGCACCCAGTCAGCGCTGTTAGAAGCGATGGAGGAACGACAAGTCTCCATCGGCGGGAAGACGTATCCGATGCCGAAGCCGTTCTTCGTCATCGCGACGCAAAACCCGATTGAATCGGCTGGGACGTTCCCGCTCCCAGACGCCCAACTCGATCGGTTCCTCATCTCGATTCCGGTCGGCTATCCAGATGCCGCCGAAGAGCGGGAACTGTTGCTACAAGTGTTGACGGAAACCCGCAAACACATCGAAGCCGTGACGTCACTCGCCTCCCTGCAAGAAGCCCAGGCCGAGACGAGACAAGTCGCGATTCAAGACGATGTGCTCGATTACATGCTCGGTCTCGTCCATGCGACCCGGGCGCACGCGTCCGTTGAGGTCGGGGTCAGTCCACGCGGTGCGATTGCACTGCTGCGCGCTTGTCAAAGCTATGCCTATTTGGCCGGTCGACTGTACGTCATCCCGGAAGACGTCAAAGCCGTGGCGCCGTACGTGCTCGCCCATCGCATCAGCTTGACGCTCGAAGGCGGCATCAAGTCGACGAAAGCGAGCGTCATCGCACACATTTTAGACACCGTGCCCGTACCGGTCGAGGGCTGA